GGATACTTCACTGCTGCAGTTGGAGTTTCTCTGCTCAGTCTTGCACTTTGCAGAAGGAGGGTCAATGACCCAGGTGGGGAATAACACCCTGCTCCTGATTTCAACGCTGCCTGGCCTGATTTTCCAGGGCAAAATGGACAAAGCACCTTCACCAAGACCCTAGTGCCTTGCTTCTCTGCTAGGCCACACTCATGCCAAGTGGCCTGGGGTGCTGGCTGACCAGGAACTGGGAACAAAGCATCATCCCGCCAGCCACTGACTCAGCTGCACCAGGCAGGCGAGCAAAGGCTCGGGGCCCCACTGGGCTCCTGGTGATTCACTCCACTTGGAATCAAGCAGGTTTGTTGGCCTGGCATCCTCCAGAGAGCTCAGCAGGTTTTTAGGGTGGGAAATGAGCTCTCTAGAGCCCCTGGACAAACTGCATGGACTCCTTACTCCTCTCTGCCTGGGAGCCAGGGCTTACGGGAGGTTTGGTTTGCACTAGACAGGATCAGTGGTGCTGATGCAatcctctgctcctcactgaGCATGATCCCTGGAGGTGGGGAACAGCCCCAGAGCTGTGTGTTGCTCATAGTGCAGTCAGGTACTGAGACAGACTGTAAATAAACCCAGCTATTTACAAGTGTGCATGAGGGCTTGCTTCTCCCTGGAGGAGCAATGGGATGTATTTACTTCCTTCATTTGTTAATACTGTACAGCTCAATGTGTATAAactcctcctgcagccacagaaCACTGCATGGCGCCTGGTTGACACGGGGCTGATGTATGTTAAGAAATGCTCTCAGTGTCAACAATAAACTGGATCAATAAATCTCTCTAAGCTCCTGTCTGGTAGCTGTCTCTTGGATCTCAATACCTTGACTCTGATGGTaagacagaaaagcagtgaGGCTTGCAGCAGAATGAACAGAGTCACTGCTGCTGTCTCCACCTTGTTTGgctgtttctgctgccagcaggcaAGAGAAAAAGTGTGTGCATGGCTGAGGGcaaacaggagggagaaagaagccagaggaggggagggaaggagaagtaCTTCCCCAAAAGGGCACTCCATGCTGGCAGGGTATAAATTCATGCACTCCCACTCCTGCCACATTCACACACATCCACCAGGATTTTCAAGCCATACTGGCCAGGGAGAGGTAAGATAAGCTTAGGTGGTAGAAAAGCAACAGGCACTAGGAGACAGCAACACAAACGACCTCAGACCAGAAGAGCAGCCTCAGCTCTACttattcctgttttctgtttcattcaCTATCATTTGTTCCTCATTTCCAGATCAGAGCAGGGCCTCAGCCCCGAGCTTCAGCAGCAGGCTGAAGCCTCTCAGAAACCCCTGCCCTCAGCCTGGCACGAAGCCAGGAGCAGGCTGGAGGAGCCGGGTGACTATCCCCAGGGCAGAAGGGAGGGTATCAGTCACCTCCCTCTGAAACCCTGTGCTGGCCACGCCTACAGGCGGTGTGAACACAAAGTGAGCCAAGCTCGGCATTTTCAGTAGGTTCATGAGCTCAGTTGCCCGTGTCAGGATCTCCTCGAGGTCCTCCTTGCAATAAACAGAGGTGACAGCAGGGTTCTGCACAAACGTCTTCATCTTGGACAGGAATATGGACACTCTGTAGGAAAGAACATGGAAGGACCTTTGCACCCAGTAAAGTCACTGCTTAAGCTTGTGCCCTCCAAAAGACCCCACTGCAGATGAAcacccaccccctcctcctgctacacAGAGCACTGGTCAGCAGATGAATCCCACTTCCCCAAACGGTgctcccccctctcccagcttGCTTCCTCTGTCCTGTTTCAGTTTCAGGTTTGCCAAACTCGATGATTTAACAGTAGCCAACATCTGTGTTTGGACCCATCAGATCTGCCTGGCTCAGCCCTTTGCTCTTCCCTGCCatctgtcctcctcctcctcacctgggGATCAAATCCTGGCTCCGAGCTGCCAGCTTGGCCAAGGTGACCATCAGGGCAGTGATGGCACAGGGGGGATAGTGAGGGGTGCTGGCCACAGGTCGGAGCTGGGTGATCTCAAATAACACAACCTCTAGGGTCTCAAAGAACCTGGTGATCTGCTCCCCAGTGCAGCGCTTGTCACAGGACACAGACAAGAACTCTCCAATAGCCCAGACCTGAAATGAAGGCAGACATGCTCAGGACAAGCAGAAGGGAATCAAATCATCCTTAGGAAATGGCAAATAGATCAGCTCATGCTAGGACAAGAGGGAAGGTGACCAAAGAGTGCATTGAGTTGGAGTAACCCATAGGAGAAGCAGGCAGGACTTGCTTACTAGGTGGATGAAGATGGCTTCCTTGTCCTGGATGTTGCTGACTGTTCCTGAGAACTCCAGAATCTCTGAGGACAGTTCCACGATGAGGGCAGGGTGCAGCTTGCAGAGCACCACCAGCTGTGAGCTTAGCACCCTGGAGGAGAGAGATGAGTAAAGCTCAGACCATGGGCAAGATGGTCATGACCAGAGGAGGTGCTGAGAGCACCCAGGATACTTCCAGCAAGGTTAAAGGTGCAGTTCCCATTTTGCAGCTTCCAGAGATGTGTCACAGCAGGGACCAGGACACAACTTAAAAGGTTCTTGGGCTGTCccaggctgcagccagcagaaggGCAGGGAAACTGGCTGGGCCTCCTGCCCCAACTCACCTGTACACATCATCTTTAAATGCTGGGATCTCATAGAGCTGGTCactcctctgcagcagcagcaccaccagcTGGTTTATCAGCCCTTTGTCTGCAAACTGTGAAACAGCCCTTGCTTCAGCAACACCAGAGACTGCCAGGagccaaaacccaaaccaaccagcCAGATGAGAGGGCTGGCACAGCCTGATCTAGGAGGGGAGGAGCAGTGCACAAAGCAGGTATCAGGAACTCATTCTGCCTTCACCCACCTTCTCTACAGCATGATGTCTGACACTGCACCCTGGAGCTTTGTTTCTCCAGATGAAACAGCCAGCTCAGGGCTGGTTCATGCCAGTATTACACCATCCCACCCCTCATGTACCCCTCTGTTGAAGCTGCAGTGTCTTAACACTTCTTCTGTGACTGCTCTTCACATAACAAGAGATCCCCACAGCATGACTGGGAGCCAAGCTCCCCCAACGAGGTCTtacctccaccaccaccctgaaAAAAAGCTCCAGTAAAACAGGGACAGTCTCAGCACACTGCACCACCCTTGGGCTGCTGGCCAgggatcccagcagctgccGAAGTGGAATCAGCCTGGGGGCAAGAGGAAAGTTACTGGTGAAGgcttcttccctgctgctcccctgctgcccttccctgtccccctccAAGGGCTTTGAGTGCTCAGCAAAGCCAACGCAGGGGAGATCAAACCCACCTCACCCCATCCCAGCAATCCCAGTGCTGCCTCCCAGAGCTGGAGGGATGAACCAAACCCTTCTGGCAGTCTCCTACCTCTCTGGGGCATCTTCAGGAGCAGACTTGGTGCGGAGAAGATACTCAAAGGGGTTCTTGTAGAGGGGATGGTGAAAGGCTTCCAGGCAGGTGGCTGGCTTCATGGCTGGGTTGCAGGAAGACTTCTCAGAGGTAGGAAGAGCAGATGACCTAGCAGGAGGCACACACAGGACATGCTGTGTTATGAGAATGGGCCACTACATAGGTGGAATCCCAAAGTCCTTTTCCAGTGAAACAGGGAAAGCAAGTTGGTTGACAGGATGACAGGAATTATAAATGCTCAGACCCTCCTGGGCTCAGGCAGTAGTTCTAGAATTGTTTCTACATCAGTCCtaggaaaggggaaaatggTGCTCTGTATCCCTCAGCCATGGAAGCCCACCAACATCTTGCTTCTAGGATGACTCCCTTTTCTGAGCACATTACTCAGACAAGAGGTCTGACATCTGTGCAGCTTTGTGTTAACCTGACTGTTGCAGATGCCTCTCActctgtgacagcagcagccagagggcagctgaggcTCAGAGGGGCTGTGGCCATTGTCAGAAGCCTGATtaggaagcaggaggaagggaaggtggCATTACCTCAGCTGGATGTCCAGAGCTGCAGTTAAACAGGGGAGGTCGAGCAGCAAATGGAAGATCTCAACAGCTGTGCCTGCATCCAGCAGAAAGGGGAGAAGGTCCACAAACTCAGAGATAAGGGGTGGGCTGTTCCATGCCAGGAACTGCAAGGAATAAGCACAAACTGTTGTGCTATCCCTGCTACTCCACCACACACCCAGATGATTCTCACACCGTGAccaaaagggaaagggaagggaaaagcaaaaccagaaaagtctGAGGGTTTGGTGAAAAcctgggaggctgctggaaGCTCAACACAGTCATCTGGCAGCTGTTTCAGTGGCTGGCAGGCTTCAATTTATTCAGGTTTTCCAGAAGCAAAATGCTGTGTCCTAAGTGTGCTCAGTGCTTCCCAAGCCACTGGCAATAATACCAATGCTGATTCTCCTCTCCTGGCACTGCCAACCCCACCCAGAACCCTCTTTCCTCTCCAAAAAACACTTGCTTTGGTAACAGCCCTTCTTGCCCATCCTCTCCCTAGCATGGAGGGCATGGAATGCTGCCATGAGGTGCTCTGGGGAGCACTGAAAGGCAAACAGAAGGTTCTGGGGCACAGGAAGGAACACACAGCAGGCTCTCTCCTGCAAACAGTACCTTGAAGAGATTTGGGAAGCTCTGCCTGAATATGCTGGAGGCCTCAGTGAAGAGCTGGCTGTTGTCTTTACAGAACTGGAGAAATTCAAAGGCCAGTGATGGGTTGTGGAAGAGCTGGGCCGGGATATCAGAGAATAAGTGTTTGTAGATCCCACTGCAGTCCACAGCTGCCATTTTGCCTGGGAGGACACAGCAGGCAGCTGAGCACAGCccacccagcagccctgctgagaaGGGTTCCAGGGGATAacctaaatttattttatttaacttaaATTTCCTAAAGAGGATGGGCTAGCCCAGCTGCTGGGTCTCCTGCAGTGGGATCACCCATCCCAGAGTAAAGCCAAAGCTGAATTACCAACTCTGGCAGCCAGCAAACTGCCAGGAAAAAGGCTGTGCTGAGAGAATGTTAAACCAGATTGTGGAGGAGGGAGTGAGAGCTGATGACTTACTGTGGTTCAGAAAGAATTGGGCAAtgggcagcagcaccctggcATAAGTGGCATCCCCACAGATTCTGCCATGCAGGATTTTGAGGAAGGAAACTGCACGGGACACATAGGAGGAGTTCTGTTTGCAGATGATGTCCATGATTTTCACTGCCTCAATGAGGCACTGCAAGAGAAGAGAGAGTCAGATCAGAGTGAGGGAAGCCACAAGTCCCAGAGCTCCATCCTCACCTCTGGGTACTTACAGCTTTCTGCAAGTCCCCATCATCTTTCTTCAGGGGTCCTGCCAGAGAAAGGAATCCAAGTTAAACTTTGAGTCCAAACAGGAACATGAGGCTGTGACTTTGAGCACCAGCCCAGATTTCAGGACAGCTGGGAATACAGACTGATCCCAGTTCCAGGCTAATGACAACCAAATTCAACACCCCCCCCTGCAAATCAAGGGGAGGAGGCAGAACATGGCCATTGTCTTCAAATCCCTCCCAACCTCCCAGCTCACGACTGGTCAATGGCTTGCACCAGTAGCAGTGACCAGTCCCATGCCTCTGACTGTGGACTCCAGGAAGGGAGATCCCAAAGAAACACCAGAAACATTCCCAGGAACACTACCAAGAGGGCTCCAAGGAGGGTTCATGGCAAGACTCACGCCGACTGCTCTGCTCAATCAACCTCTGGCAGTACTCAAAGGCTTTCTCCTGCAGATGCTCCTTTGGGGGAAGCAGGTGGCCAGATGGGGCTGCAGTTGAGACCATGGCCATACCAGGCTTCTCCAGTCCTGATCTGTCACCTACACAATAAAGGTTACAGGTAGCAGCTCATGTGTGACACAGTGTAACACACAGGGCTGCCCAGTGACAGCAAGGGAGCTATCTGAACCCAAGTGcactctgaagaaaaggaggctgaggaggaagggagtgTTTTAAGCACACTCAGATGCTGTTTCCCACAACCCAGGCCTTTTTTTCTCAGGTGCCCACAGTGTTTTATCAGAAACCAGGGGACCCACTAAATAAATTCCTCATGGAAGGCTCAATATGGATCAAACAGAAGGTTTTGTGACATCCCCTCCCAAAGTTTCCCTGCTCCTAGCTCAAGAGCTCTGAACTCTTGCCCATATTCCTACAACTTGCTGGGTTTGATCACCTCAGAGCAGACACCCCTTCAGTTTGTACCTGAATTAGGAAGTTTTGTCCCCTTGCCCCCATAGCACAGCAGCCAATTTCTCAGCATGGAGAAGGCTTGGACGTTGAGCCACTGGTCCTGTGTGTAGTGCTGACCCACTGAGAGCACTGTGAAGAAGTCTGTGGCAATGGCACCATCCACCTCTGTGACAGGGCTAGGCTGTGAGAAGAGATGGCAGCAGGTCAGATCTCCAGAGAGAGGCTGAGCTGGCAAGGAGGAAACCACTGAGCCCAGGGAGCCCATGGATATCTGCCCTATGCAGTTacccagagagagaaaagccagaTGTGTTGGATCCTTTTTCCCAGCTCAACCAACCCAGAATTTGCCCCTCTCTCTGACATAGCCCTCTTTTACAATCAGCTTGTACTCTAAGGTACCTGGTCACCAAAAGATTCTCCCTTCAAAAACTACTTCAAGGATCAAAGCTCTTGCTCTACAGCAGAACTCCAGTGTCTTGGAGCTAGAAATCCTCCTACTTTGTTTTCCTAGGTGACTTGACCACTTACCCCAGGTTATTTTCcccaaaaagctgctgctgggaagctgaAACAGCAGGTACTTGACTAACAAATACCCCTTTGAGATGACCACAACAACTCAGCTCTCACCTGTCTGCTCCTGGACTTGGAGAAGAAGCCTCCAGAGGTCTGGCCAACTCCTTGCTGAATGCTGGCATACCTCAGCCACTCAGCAAGCTTTTTATTGATTGCATCAGTCTGCTCTGTACAAGGAAAGTCAGAGGGTCATTGCTAGAGCAAGCAGAGAAGCaacctctgcagcacagctctgctacCCCTCAGCTGATGTGCTTCTCCCCCAGCCTCAGTCCCTGTCTCTGACCCACCAAGGCCCACTCCCATTTTGGACTGGTGAAACACATCTTGCCCAGTAAGTTTACTTTCCCTGGGGCAAAGATGTCAGTTTTATCAGAAGTTTTCAGGTTCTGCTCCCAGCCAGAGCATTCTTATCATTACACAGATCACAGCCAGGTGGCAATCTCATGCCTTCCTCTGTATCTTACCTTCAGTGAAAGATTCTGGTAAAACACTGATGACATTTGACAGGACAGGGAGAAGGGATCGAGCATTCTGACCTTCAGGCAGTTTTCTTTCAAGGACTCTCACAACATGCTGCCCCACAGCAGACACATCAGCCTTATTTCCctacaaaataaagcaaaagtaaaGGTAGGAAGATAATCTCTTAGCTCTAGAGACCCAGCCCATACAAATTTGTCCATCAGACATCAGTGTCACtgtgaaacacagaaagaacaCAGTTCCTTCACAGAGGGCTCTgtagagggacctggacagactggagagttgggatgatcccaacgggatgaggttcaacattccaagtgccgggtcctgcactttggccacaacaaccccatgaggagctccaggctgggcacagagtggcagaaagggaactgggagtctggattgccaggaagctgaacaggagccagtagtgtgcccaggtggccaagaaggccaatggcatcctggcctggatcaggaacagcgtggccagcaggtccagggaagggattctgcccctgtactcagccctggtgaggccacagcttgagtcttgtgtccagttctgggcccctcagctcaggaaggagattgaggtgctggagcaggtccagagaagagcaaggaggccgtgaagggactggagcacagatcctgtgaggaagggctgagggagctgggggtgttgaggctggagaagaggaggctcaggggagacctcatcactctctacaactccctgaaaggaggttggagccaggggggggttgggctcttttcccaggcaactctcagcaagataagagggcagggtctcaagttgtgccaggggaggtttaggttggagattagaatttctttacagagatgttgatcagccattggaatgggctgcccagggaagtagtggattctccgtgtctggagatatttcaaaagagcctggatgtggcactcagtgccatgggctgggaactgcagtgggagtggatcaagggttggacttgatgatctctgaggtccctcccaacccagccaattctgtgattctatgattcttttacAGAGCTCATTTGCAATGGCATCTCACACATCCCAGGATTTGGATGGAGCAACAGGTTTGTGTAGGATAAGCATCACCTAAAGTGGAAAAACTGCAATGGGGATCTTCAAATTAAACACTAAGATCCTTCAGTTCCAGAGCAGAGACCTAGCACTAACTACTCCCCATGTGCTCAGTTTGGTAGCTCAGATGTGAAATTAGAAATTTACAACCAGGAAATGGAATTATTGTAACACATTGTAGGGCTCACTGGGTCCTCACAATGTGGAAGATAAAGCAGCCTCCTTTTTTTGGAGGCTGTTCTGGTTGCAGATCTGAGATGCTGCCAAATTCTTTCATCCAAGATGACTCTGTTCAAGATGATGGGTGGGCCCAGACTACTGacaggttttctttctctaagAATTCCATCAAAAAATAAACCTCCTCTGCCCCTCAGGGTCTTGTACAGCTGGGGGCTGAATAAACACTGACCTCTGGCAGTAAGATTTATACCAGATCACCATAAGGAATTAGGGAATGACAGGTGAGCTCACCATGGGAACCTCCCCCATGACTCGAGCTACTTCCTGTGCTTCTCTTGTGAGCAGACGTGGACAGATCAACCAAAGCAACAGCCAGAAGAGGAAGTTTAAAGTTCAGATCTGTGCTGTGAGGGCAAATGAAACAGTTGCTGCAGCCCACTGCAAATGATGGGGCTGCTTCTGTGTGTTGCTGAAACATTTGGTGTTGCTCAGAGGAAAACCTGACAGGACTCAGCTCAATAGCAGCTTCTGAGCTCCTAATGCAGCCCCAGAGTTTTCTGGGAAATCAAAAGCTTTACAAAAGGAACATCAGCTTTGCAAAGCCAAGGGTGCAGAGGgacaaagaggaggaggaggatttcCACCCAAAGCAgagacaaatgaaaatatttataagatGTTCTTAAAGGCTCTGCTGGAATGTGGCTGCCTTCCTGTGTGAGGCTGCTACTCATTGCCTCCCATGGCTGAGAAGTGGCACTGAAATGACTAAAATAGAACAAGTTTTAGTAACACCAAGAATGGATGA
The Calypte anna isolate BGI_N300 chromosome 14, bCalAnn1_v1.p, whole genome shotgun sequence DNA segment above includes these coding regions:
- the AP5Z1 gene encoding AP-5 complex subunit zeta-1 isoform X1 — translated: MFTAAAESFLRQAREIQEEELRRFASRVAALLQAPNPGPEAVDCLQRLHLTIAATKYPRKLDGKFVELLKTMLCSSKSPEQIQVLCAAILREMSPCNDLTLSCDEIQDTKLLSLVSSILLAQGNKADVSAVGQHVVRVLERKLPEGQNARSLLPVLSNVISVLPESFTEEQTDAINKKLAEWLRYASIQQGVGQTSGGFFSKSRSRQPSPVTEVDGAIATDFFTVLSVGQHYTQDQWLNVQAFSMLRNWLLCYGGKGTKLPNSGDRSGLEKPGMAMVSTAAPSGHLLPPKEHLQEKAFEYCQRLIEQSSRRPLKKDDGDLQKACLIEAVKIMDIICKQNSSYVSRAVSFLKILHGRICGDATYARVLLPIAQFFLNHSKMAAVDCSGIYKHLFSDIPAQLFHNPSLAFEFLQFCKDNSQLFTEASSIFRQSFPNLFKFLAWNSPPLISEFVDLLPFLLDAGTAVEIFHLLLDLPCLTAALDIQLRSSALPTSEKSSCNPAMKPATCLEAFHHPLYKNPFEYLLRTKSAPEDAPERLIPLRQLLGSLASSPRVVQCAETVPVLLELFFRVVVEFADKGLINQLVVLLLQRSDQLYEIPAFKDDVYRVLSSQLVVLCKLHPALIVELSSEILEFSGTVSNIQDKEAIFIHLVWAIGEFLSVSCDKRCTGEQITRFFETLEVVLFEITQLRPVASTPHYPPCAITALMVTLAKLAARSQDLIPRVSIFLSKMKTFVQNPAVTSVYCKEDLEEILTRATELMNLLKMPSLAHFVFTPPVGVASTGFQREVTDTLPSALGIVTRLLQPAPGFVPG
- the AP5Z1 gene encoding AP-5 complex subunit zeta-1 isoform X2, with the translated sequence MFTAAAESFLRQAREIQEEELRRFASRVAALLQAPNPGPEAVDCLQRLHLTIAATKYPRKLDGKFVELLKTMLCSSKSPEQIQVLCAAILREMSPCNDLTLSCDEIQDTKLLSLVSSILLAQGNKADVSAVGQHVVRVLERKLPEGQNARSLLPVLSNVISVLPESFTEGDRSGLEKPGMAMVSTAAPSGHLLPPKEHLQEKAFEYCQRLIEQSSRRPLKKDDGDLQKACLIEAVKIMDIICKQNSSYVSRAVSFLKILHGRICGDATYARVLLPIAQFFLNHSKMAAVDCSGIYKHLFSDIPAQLFHNPSLAFEFLQFCKDNSQLFTEASSIFRQSFPNLFKFLAWNSPPLISEFVDLLPFLLDAGTAVEIFHLLLDLPCLTAALDIQLRSSALPTSEKSSCNPAMKPATCLEAFHHPLYKNPFEYLLRTKSAPEDAPERLIPLRQLLGSLASSPRVVQCAETVPVLLELFFRVVVEFADKGLINQLVVLLLQRSDQLYEIPAFKDDVYRVLSSQLVVLCKLHPALIVELSSEILEFSGTVSNIQDKEAIFIHLVWAIGEFLSVSCDKRCTGEQITRFFETLEVVLFEITQLRPVASTPHYPPCAITALMVTLAKLAARSQDLIPRVSIFLSKMKTFVQNPAVTSVYCKEDLEEILTRATELMNLLKMPSLAHFVFTPPVGVASTGFQREVTDTLPSALGIVTRLLQPAPGFVPG